The genomic region TGGTTTTATGATGGTAGCGATCGCACTCTTTATCTCTGGACTCCAGGTGGTGCAAGTCCCAACTCAGTAGAGGTCAAGCAGCGTAACTTTGCTTTCGATCTGGGCGATCGCTCTTATATCGTACTGCGCAATTTGAAGCTTTTTGCCAGTACTGTTACCACGAGTGATGCGAGTCAAGGTGTCGTGATTGATGGCATCCACGCTAAGTACATATCGCACCACATGACTCTACCACCATTACCGAAGTCCGAGCAAGCACCTAATTCTGATGATGGTTTAATCGTTGCATCTCACGCACACGACACTGGTATACAGTTACGGGGTAGCAAGCATACGCTGAAAAACTCAGTTGTGGAATGGAGTTCTGGCAATGGCGTATTGTTAGAAGGCACAGGGCATAGAGTGACGAATAATATTATTGCTAACAGCAATTACATGGCATCTTACGCCGCCCCAGTCCGCATTAACGGTACTAATCACCGGATTACTTACAATACAATCGAAGCAGCGGGACGCGATGCCATCAGTTTTGATTGGCATACCGCAGGTTTCGATGGTAACAAAATCGATATTGCTTACAACGATATTTCTCGCTTTGGCATGTTGAGTACCGACTTAGGGGCAATCTATATTTGTTGCTACGTCAATCTTTCAGGTGGAGCGATTCATCACAATTGGATTCGAGATACTCAAGCATTCAGTCCGTTTTGGGGAACGCGAGGCATCTATTTAGATATCGAAAGCTACAACAGTACCATTCACCACAATGTTGTATGGAACATTACGGGAGGCAAAGATAGCTTTTATCTAGTCGCAGGTAGTCCACGCGGATACAATCGGATTTTCAACAATACGTTTCTCGGTTCAATATATACAGATAAAACTGTTGAAGCTCGCAACAATATTTTTCGGAGTTCGACGAGTATAACTGCCAGCCAACAGTCTCACAATTTATTCCAGTCGACCGATCCAAAGTTTACCAAAGCTGTTACAACAGATTCAAAATCTCTCCCAGATTTTACCTTACAATCTGGTTCGCCCGCGATCGATGCAGGCATGGCGATTACTGGGGTGACAGATGGGTTTGTGGGTAGCGCCCCCGATATCGGGGCATACGAACGGGGCGCTAAGATTTGGAAAGCTGGCTCTAGATTGCAACGGTGATGTCGGAAACTTTAGTAAATTAAGTTAGTTTTAATACGAACGTGTAGTAACCGTTACTGTTTTAACGCTATTTTTCTGTTTTCATGCCATCGCAGACCGATTAAAAGAGCGATAGTAAGCATAAAACCTGGTTCCTCCATTTGAGTCAGAAAAAAACCGTAAACTACTACAGTAAGTACGAGAAACCTACTGAAATCATCTAAGCAAAGATTGCGCCATACAATGAAGCCAAGATACAAATAAGTTCCTAGCCCAAACCAACCTAAATCTCCCCAAATTCCCGCCCAACTGAACAAAGGAACATACAAGGTTGTTGTCAAAGCAATCCAATTCCCATTGATAAACTTCCAGATATCGTCATATAGAGGAGGATTTGAAGCTCCTAGCGGGCTTAATAAGTGCCAATACTCTCGAATTGACCATCCTCCTAATCTGCCTAGTGTATGCCCTGGTCCAAGCCCAAATAACCAATTGAGGGGCGATCGCCAGTGGGCGAGTACCATGCGAATTCCTTCCGTTTTCACGGCAAGTCCGCCAGTTTCAGAATTCTCATATATATCGGAGCGAGAAAACCAATATTTATAGACTTCAAAAGCTTCTAGATTATATGCAGCCCAAATAAAAGCGGCGATCGCGAGAACGATACAGGTTGCATACATTAAAAACTTTTTAACATTTCGAGTTTGGCTCAAACCTAACAACATCCAAGCTAATGCTGAA from Chroococcidiopsis sp. SAG 2025 harbors:
- a CDS encoding right-handed parallel beta-helix repeat-containing protein; translation: MNKFRILLFATGILISFSISASERSDNPHGYLLSSSPLDAANVARQYFVASTGSDNNPGTLERPFQTVQKCASVAQPGDSCLLRAGIYRETVRPAVSGTSSTTPITFAAYNKEDVTISGTNPVEGWQVFRGSIFRANASLPTSKYNDTGFFANQVFVNGEMMPEARWPNTGRDPLRPKLAGGGVRSQGGNAAMVENAEIPNLAEGWAGATVWTNDWYVTRTGTITGGTAGKLTAQMTAPWDRGGYWFYLVGKLGLLDSEGEWFYDGSDRTLYLWTPGGASPNSVEVKQRNFAFDLGDRSYIVLRNLKLFASTVTTSDASQGVVIDGIHAKYISHHMTLPPLPKSEQAPNSDDGLIVASHAHDTGIQLRGSKHTLKNSVVEWSSGNGVLLEGTGHRVTNNIIANSNYMASYAAPVRINGTNHRITYNTIEAAGRDAISFDWHTAGFDGNKIDIAYNDISRFGMLSTDLGAIYICCYVNLSGGAIHHNWIRDTQAFSPFWGTRGIYLDIESYNSTIHHNVVWNITGGKDSFYLVAGSPRGYNRIFNNTFLGSIYTDKTVEARNNIFRSSTSITASQQSHNLFQSTDPKFTKAVTTDSKSLPDFTLQSGSPAIDAGMAITGVTDGFVGSAPDIGAYERGAKIWKAGSRLQR